GAGAATTGAGAAAAGGGCGCAAGAATGAGTTCGCCCCCAAAAGAAAGGGGAAGAACAGTATGTATTAAGACAAAACTTTAAAACCCATTTATGCTTATAATAGACTGGATCAGACATACTTCTCTCCAGATAGATGGTAGCTACTCTTATGGTCAGACGGATGTACAGGTCTCTGACAACTTTGAGGTCGAGGCTGCTGCCGTCAAGGATCGGCTGGATGGCATTGGCTATGATGCCATCTATACCAGCCCACTCAGTCGTGCCAAGAAGTTGGCACACTATTGTGGTTATACCGATGCTATTGAGGATCCTCGGATCAAGGAAATCTTCCTCGGGGAGTGGGAGATGAAAAAGTGGGCAGATATCATCATGTATGATAATCTTGATGATTGGTTTGCCAACTTCCACAACCTTACTGCTCCCGGTGGCGAAAACCTTCAAAATCTCCTCGATAGAGTCAAGGAGTTCATTCAGGATGCACGCCTCAAGAGACACTCAAGAATAGCAGTCTTTTGTCACGGTGGTGTGATCAACTGTGCCAGATACATGAACTCTGAAATCAGCAAGGCTCTTATATTCAGGGAGGTACCCATGTATGGCTCGATCAATACGATAAAGTATTCGTATTTGGACCAACATGATAGAGTCAAGAGGGATATTTGAGCTCTTTTGCTGTGACTTACTTTAGGATAAGGATACCCAAATAGAGGGGAAAGTTTCGAAGTAAACGGAATTCTTCCCCTTTTATTATATCCGTGCCAGTGAGTGTTTTATCGACTTTTTGAGATTCGGGGATGCCTTCTTCCGAGGTTGTGAGCAGAATGCATTCTGGTACGGGACAGAATGCATTCTGGCGGATGACATCGTCTGTTCCGCTCTCCGACAGAACAGATCGATACGTTTATTGTGGGTTAGGATGTTGAAGGCTCCTTAATGATGTAGATACCAATGTATCCTTTTCCTTTCTCACTGAATGATAAAAGTATGATGGAAGATAAATTGAAGTTTGTTTTTAGACCCTTTATATCGGCCCTTATAGGGTTGGTGGTGGGGTACTCTTTTTTACACTGGGTCGTGGTGATCAAGTTTGGACTCTTACAACCTAAAGATAAGGTTGTCGAACTTGTTGTGCCGGCTTTGCTTTCAATTCTTTTGGTTATATTTTATATCTATCCGAGGGTCAAGGTACTACGCTTACGAGATCATTTTTTCTATGCTGTTGTAGCTTGGGTCGGGCTGGTGATTCCGACTGCGATTGCGCAGGACTATATGGTGACAGTCACAGGTACATTGACAGAGCTTACTTCTGTCAGAGAGATGGATCGGCATAAACCTACAAGGTTTTATAAATTGAGATCATATCATCCGGACAAGGAGATATCCCCCTCTTATGCTACTTATGATGTTAGTGGACGAAACTCTGAGGATTTCAATATGCATCTTTATGTCGTCTGTCCGATCCGAGAGACTCCGAATGTCCCTTATGCCGATACCCCCTCTGTGTGGTTGGGAGAGCATTATAAAGAGCGGATAAGTAATAGGATGAAGCACGAGAAAAAGGAGAAGGCATACACTCTCTTTGTTGAGCAAGGGCGAATAAAGTTTGCGGAGACTGTGACATCTTTCTCTGTCTATTTCGAAAGGATCGATAGTCGCTCGAAGTATCATGATGGATTTATGAAGGCCATCTCGTTGTATCCCGGTGCTGTATCCGACCCCATCATTCTGATGAGGATGAGTGAGTCTCTTTACTCCAAGAACGAGAGCAACAAGCAACGGCTACTGATTGCTCTGCTCATTGTGACGGTGCTGTGGTTCCTGATGTCTGCCATCCCTAAGATCGATCCAAACGAACTGAAAAGGGTGAAAGCTGGCAAACCCGATATGGATGCAAGACGAGAGTGGCACGAATGGAGGACTTTTGTCCTACCTCACAAGGGATTTTTTGTCACCCCGATACTTGTTTACATCAATGTAGGTGTTTTCTTGTTGATGACAGTTTTGGGGCATGGATTTATCTATGTCTCCCCTCAGGTATTGCTGGACTGGGGGGCATGTTATGCTCCTATGGTAATGGAAGGTCAGTGGTGGCGACTATTGACAGCGATATTCCTTCATGGAGGTGTTGCACATTTGTGTGCCAACATGGTTTGGCTCGTCCTTGTGGGGATAGATTTGGAGCATAAGATGAGTCGAATGATGTACTTGCTCATATATTTTCTCTCAGGGCTTTTGGGAAGCCTTACAAGCATCTTGTGGAACGGAGAAGCTGTCGGAGTCGGTGCTTCTGGTGCCATAATGGGATTGTTCGGAGCATTTATAGCCTTACTTATCACCGGAGTATATCCCAAAGGGTTTGTAAAGTCTCTTTTGATAAATGCAGGTGTCTTTGTGGGGATGAACTTACTCATGGGGCTTGCCGGGGGGATTGACAATGCAGCTCATATAGGTGGACTTTTGTGTGGGTTTGTGCTGGGAATCGGTTGTTCGCCATTTCTCAAAAGAGCCCATCATAGGTAGCCTTTTTCGATCATAAAGAGATGAGAGCGGCTGGAGAACTGCCACCTCTTTAGAGTGGTTGATGCTTCAGTTGATCGATGAGCTCGATGTAGAGAGGGTGGGTTACCTCCATGTTCAAGAAGTAGGGGAGGCGATGACCTTGGTGGAGGAGACTTCGAATCTCAGTCGCAGAGATGTCAAAGATGGGGGCGTCGATAACTGTTATGTTTTTCGGTAGGGGCGACAAGGAGCGTGGTACATCGTGACCAAGACGAGGATAGATGAGAATGTTTTCGTCTTTTATCAAGCGTTCTCCCTCATACCATCGGGGGAGAGTCTCAAGGCTGTCCATACCCATGAGCAAGGTAAACTTGTAATCTGGATACTGCTCTCGCAAATGCTTCAAGGTATGGAACGTATAACTTGGTCTCGGTAGAGACAACTCTATCGTGGAAACCTTGAGCTTCGGGTGTTTTCCGATCTGATGAGACGCCCAGCGTACTCTGAAGTCTTCATCGAGGAGGTGTGTGTGTGACTTGAAAGGATTGGCCGGAGTGACCATAAGCCACACTTCATCTACATCCGGATGTAGCTCTGCAACATAGTTGGCAAGGCATAAGTGCCCTATATGCATAGGATTGAACGAGCCTGAAAATAGGACGATATGCTTTGCCATGATGTGCCGGAGTTTATTTTAGTTGTTGATAAAGTCATTGATAAGCGTAAAGGCTTCACCACAAGCTTGAGACAAGTCATCGTTGATCACTGTCTTGTCGAAGTGTGGGGCGTGAGAGATTTCGAACTCAGCCTTCGCGAGCCTCTTCTCGATGACCTCTTCGCTGTCTGTACCTCTGCTCGTGAGTCTGTCTCTGAGAGTGTTTAAGCTTGGAGGCATGATGAATACCGTGAGAGCTTGCTCTCCGTAAACTTTCTTCACGTTGAGGGCACCCACAACGTCTATGTCGAGGATGACATGCTTGCCATGGCTGACTTTATCGTCTACTTCGCTCTTGAGTGTTCCGTAAAAACAACCGGAGTAGACTTCCTCGTATTCCAAAAATCCACCCTCCGAGATACGTTCTCTGAACTCCTCCTCAGTGAGGAAATAGTACTCCTTACCATTGACCTCTGCTCCTCTCGGTGCACGAGAAGTCGCTGATACGGAGAACTCCAGAGGTAGCCCTTGAGCGATGAGGTGGTTGATGATCGTAGACTTCCCGGTGCCTGAGGGGGCAGAGAAGATGATGACCTTGCCTTGCTTCATTGCTTACAGTACGTTTAAGACCTGTTCTTTGATTTGCTCCAACTCATCTTTCATCTTCACCACAATCTTTTGTAGTTCGGCATGATTTGATTTCGAGCCTAGTGTATTTATTTCACGACCGATCTCTTGGGCGATAAAACCGAGTTTTCGCCCTTCTCCTTCTTCGTTGCTATCCATCGTTTTGATGAAATAGTCAAGGTGGTTGGAGAGTCGGCTCTTCTCCTCATTGATGTCGAGCTTCTCGATGTAATAAATGAGTTCTTGCTCCAGCCTATTCTTGTCATAATCAGTCTCGATGTACTTCTGAAGACCTTCTTCGAGACGAGTACGCACATTGTCGATGCGTTCTTTTTCGTAGGGCTCAACTTCTGAAAGAAGACTGCGTATCTTTTCTATGTTGTTGCGGAAGCCTTGTGCCAGAGCCAGTCCCTCCTGCACTCTGAAACTGATATGAGCCTTGATGGCATTGTCCAACGCTTCCATCGTGATGGCTTCATACGTTGCTTCTTCTGTCTCTTCGGTGTTGTTTGAGATATAGACATTGGGCATAGAGAGTAGGGTACGCATAGGGTCTTCAGGCATAGGGATACCGATCTCTTCAGAGAGGTTCTTGAGTATTTCCCAGTACTGTCCGACCAGCTGTGTATCTACTTGAGTTTTGGGAAGATTCGAAAGGTCTTCAAGGGTGAGAAAGACATCGATCTTGCCTCTTAGGAGAGCCTGATTGATACGCTTACGCATCTCCATTTCCAGCGGGCGAAGTGCTGCTGGCACACGTAAGGAGATATCTGACTGTTTGCCATTGACAGATCGTATCTCTATGGTTACACGTTTGTTGTTGGCTTCGACCACGGACTTTCCGAAGCCTGTCATAGATAGTATCATAATGGAAAAACTTCTTTTTTATTTTCTGTTGAAATAATGCTGATTGTGTGAGGTTTACTTCACTCTACCCTTCTTTTGCACTTCTCGATCTATTAAGATGTCCAAAGAGAAGAGGAGGACCCCAATGTCCCTGATGAAATAAGGCATCCTCCTCCTGGCTGACTTTGTATAGCCCTGAGGAAGGATGCCTTTATTGGATTCTGTTTAATTAGAGATTTTTACCATGGCAACTCTTGAATTTCTTGCCACTGCCACAAGGACATGGGTCATTGCGTCCGATACGTTCACCTGCGACATAAGGTTGTTGTTTCTCGGCTTTACCTGCCTGACTCGCAGCAAGGCCTGCTTGATGTCTGGCTTCTTGAGCTTCTTGATACTCGTCTTTGCGCTCTTGATAACGTCTGCGATTGTCTTTTAGTCTTGGGTCTTCGTGAGCCTCCCTCACATCAACGCCTTTTTGTTCTTCGCTTTCTTGCTGAACGACAGGGATCTGACCTCTCATGATGATCGAAGTTGCTTTCTTATTCATCCTTTCGACCATGGTACGGAAGAGTTCAAAAGATTCGACCTTGAAGATAACGAGAGGATCCTTGTTTTCGTAAGAAACATTGCGTACTGCATTTTGCAGTTCATCCATATCTCTGAGGTGCTCTTCCCATGCTTCGTCGATAGTGTAGAGAAGGATCGTCTTTTGGAACGAACGCGCTACACTCTTTGAGTGACTCTCCACTGCCTCTTTGAGATTACATGGGATGTTGTACATCAACTTACCATCAGTGACAGGGACATAGACCGTCTCGATGACATTGCCTTGCTGTTCAAACATATTTTGAAGTACAGGGTCTGCAATAGTGACGATGCGTTCCATACGACGTTTGAGGGTCTCTGTCGCCACGTCCATGATCTTGTCTGTCAATGCATCGGCATTGAGATGCTTGAACTCTTCTTCCGTGACGGGGACTTCCATCGCAAAGACAGTGAAAAGCTCCATCTTGAAGGCTGAGAAATCCCCCTGAGCATACTCTTGGGCAATGGACTCCGCACACTGAGATATTGTATTGAGGACATCAAGACCGATACGTTCGCCCTTCAGAGCGTGGTTGCGACGTGTGTATATGACCTTACGTTGAGCGTTCTTGACGTCATCGTATTCGAGAAGATGTTTACGGATACCGAAGTTGTTTTCTTCGACTTTCTTTTGAGCATTTTCTACAGACTTGCTGAGCTGGCGTCCTTCGAGCATGTCTTCTTCTTTGAAGCCGAGTTTATCCAACATGCTGGAGATACGCTCAGAACCGAAGAGACGCATCAACCTGTCTTCGAGAGAGACAAAGAATACCGATGATCCCGGGTCTCCCTGACGACCGGCACGCCCACGTAGCTGTCTGTCTACACGACGAGACTCATGACGCTCTGTACCGATGATGGCAAGACCTCCTGCAGCCTTGACTTCAGGGGTGAGCTTGATGTCCGTACCACGACCTGCCATGTTGGTGGCTATGGTAACCGTTCCGGTTCGACCGGCGAGGGCGACGATCTCAGCTTCCTTTTGGTGAAGTTTTGCATTGAGTACATTGTGCTCGATTTTCCTCATCGATAGCATACGGCTGAGTAACTCTGAGATCTCGACGGAAGTCGTACCCACGAGGACGGGACGCCCTTTTTCCACGAGAGAGACAATCTCTTCAATGACAGCAGAATATTTGGCTCTGTTGGTCTTATAGATACGGTCGTTCTCATCCTTACGAGCGATGGGTCGGTTGGTTGGGATGACTACCACGTCAAGCTTATAGATGTCCCAGAACTCCTTGGCTTCTGTTTCTGCCGTACCTGTCATCCCGGCCAACTTATGGTACATACGGAAATAGTTCTGGAGGGTGATGGTAGCCTTGGTCTGCGATGCAGACTCGACGGTGACACGCTCCTTGGCTTCGATCGCTTGATGGAGACCGTCGGAGTAGCGACGACCATCCATGATACGACCTGTCTGCTCATCGACAATCATTACCTTATTATCCATCACCACATACTGGTCATCTCGCTCAAAGAGGGTATAAGCCTTGAGCAACTGGTGTATGGTGTGTACACGTTCACTCTTGATGGAGTAGTTGGCAAGGAGTTCGTCCTTCTTTGCGGTCTTCTCTTCTTGGCTGAGATCCATGTTCTCAAGCTCAGACATCTGTGTGGTGATGTCAGGGAGGACGAAGAATTGAGGGTCATCTGTCTTACCGGTTAGCAAGTCGATCCCTTTGTCTGTCAATTCGATTGAGTTGTTCTTCTCATCGATGACAAAGTAGAGTTCGTCTGTCGCGATATGCATATTTCGCATATTGTCCTGCATATAGAACTCTTCAGTCTTTAGAAGTCCGGTCTTGATGCCTTCTTCACTCAGGAACTTGATCAGAGCCTTATTCTTGGGTAGCCCTTTATAGCTTCGGAATAGAAGTAGGAATCCTTCTTCCTGCTCTTTTTTGTCTTCGCTTTTAATCTTTTGTCTTGCCTCTGAGAGTAGGCGTGTTGCCAATGTCTTTTGCGCATTTACCACGACTTCGACGTTGCCTCTGAAGTCTTCGAACATTTGATCTCCCGAAGATTCGATAGGCCCTGAGATGATCAGAGGTGTACGTGCATCATCCACGAGGACAGAGTCGACCTCATCCACGATGGCATAGTTATGTTTGCGCTGCACAAGATCCTTGGGAGATCTTGCCATATTATCACGGAGATAGTCGAAGCCAAACTCGTTATTTGTGCCGAAGGTGATGTCGCAGTTGTATGCACGTCTACGTGCTTCGGAGTTAGGCTCATATTTGTCTATACAGTCTACCGAAAGTCCATGGAACATGTAAAGAGGACCCATCCACTCCGAGTCACGTTTGGAGAGATAGTCGTTTACGGTGACCACGTGTACACCGTTACCGGTCAAGGCATTTAGAAATACGGGCAAAGTAGCCACGAGAGTTTTACCTTCACCTGTTGCCATTTCAGCGATCTTACCTTTGTGAAGGACGACACCACCGAAAAGCTGTACATCATAGTGTATCATGTCCCAGGTGATCTCGTTACCTCCGGCCATCCAATGATTTTGGTAGACGGCCTGATCTCCCTCTATTTTTACGAAGTCATGAGATACGGAGAGATCTCTGTCAAACTGAGTGGCAGAAACTCTTATCTCTGTATTTTCAGCGAAACGACGTGCAGTATCTTTGACGATGGCAAAGACTTGTGGCATGAGCTCATCCAGCTTCTTCTCCATCTTATCCATGATGGTCTCTTCGAGCTTATCGATCTTAGCCCATATGCCTTCTCTTTCTTGTAGCTCAAGGTCTTCGATACCCACCTTCAGATTTGCGATCTCGTCCCTTTCTACTTGGACAAATGCTTGTATCTCATCTCTGAACTGTTGTGTCCGAGCTCTGAGTTCGTCATCAGAAAGGTTAACGATAGTCTTATAAGCCTCTTTGACTTGATCCACAAAAGGAGTGATCTCCTTCAGGTCTCGTTGTGATTTGTTCCCAAAAAGCTTGGTAAGTAGGTTGTTAATTCCCATTAGGTATGTATTGTCTTTTTATTATTTATTCTTTCTTTTAAGGTCTTTAGTCTCAATGACTGCCGAGAGCAGGGAGTCTACCCGAAGTCGGAGGGCGTATACGCAGTATGTGGCAAATAGTTGCCGACACATCCCTTATGTCTAAAGGGGTTGTGATTTTGGCAGACTTGGGATTGGGGTACCTGACAATAAATGTCGTTTGAATGGCATTTTGTTTATAGAGTCCCGAATCCGTTAGATGTTCGGCGCGGATGAATGCCCAATTTGGAAGAAGGTCGAATACTACGTCTCCGCGCTCCTTATGTATCGCGCGGTTGAGACAACTCTGAAATAGGGCATTTTCTCTACTTTCGAGTGTCGCACGCTGTCTCAATTCATAGTCCGTGACGACATACTGTACACCACTGAAGTCCTGCAAAAAGCCTGCTGCTTTCTGCTGAACCTCACGAAGATCCAACTTCTGCGACTCGATCAACTTCCTATTTAGGAAGATCTGTCCATCATTGGTGACTTCTTCGATCCAATTTCCTTGACCATACTGAGCCATGATGAATACGTTCATCAAAGCCTTGCATCTATCGTTGTGGAAATACCCTATGATGTCATCCTGGGTATAAAGCTCACGACCCATGCCATTGCCGACAAGGGCGATAAGCGTCTGAGATAAGCCTGAGCAGATTTCGATTTGTTTCAATATGGAGGCGACCGCTCTGTCCAGTCTGTAATAGGTGTCCAACAACTCCGGTGTCACATCCTGATCCGCATCCGCATGATTTCCGGCAAAGAGGTTGAGGCTCACAAGATCGGGGATCTCATCCTTCCCGATCTCTGTATTGGCAAAGATGAGATCGACAGCCTTTGATAGCTCCTCATTGATGAGAGCGGATTGTTTGAACTTTGTTATCCCTTCTCCATTTTGGGAGAATGAGTGCTTGAAGTTCTGATTTACTCCTTTTCTTAAGAGATAGGGCAACTTATAAAGTTGTCCGTACGCAGGAGACCAAATTGTACTTTTGAGACGTTGGTATATGCCATTCTCACCATCATTGAGGCGGTAGATGTATGGCGGATAGCCATCCTTGTAGTAAGTGGAGGATACCCACTTTCCATTGTAATCATCTATCCAGAATACGCCATCGGCGTGTTGTCCACCACCGATTATTGCCTCTTCCGCATTTGGAGCCAAGCTGTAGATAAGACTTTCTCCTTTGCTTGCTTGCCATAGTTTGTCTGCTATCGTCGGTGCAGAGAGCCGTTTGGGCGAAAGGCGAGACGACGTCGCATATCCGATATACTGCTCGTCGTGAAATACAGAGTTGTGTGCCGATACCTTCCCGTCTGATGCTCTGACAAAAGGTCTGCGGGTGGCTATGCCATTGCCAAGGGCTGTTGTCCCGGTATGTAGTAAGGCTTGGCTTGCAGTGCTGTTGGGCGATAGTAGAGGGTTGTTTACATTATTGTAAACCTGTCCCTCTTCGAGGAGCCTTTTGAGTCCGTCTTCGGGTAGAAGAGGAAATATCTCATCCAACAAATCTGATCGTAGCTCATCGACAGACAACAGCACCACAAGTCGAGGTATACCGGCCTCTACTTGTTGGGTCTGGCACATTGCCAGCAATGCTATGATGGGTACTATCAGTTTGTTCATCAACGTTATCTCGTAGATTTACTGTCGTTTACTCTTGATATAATTCAATACTCCGGAGTAAAGTGCATGATCCACACAGATCAGACCGAACAGTATCGTCATCCCTTCCGGCAGTGTCTGGTAACCGAAGATCACCCCTACGGCACAGAGGAATACCCCTACAAAGTTAATAAAATAGAGCCAATTATTAATCCTCTTACATTGTGAGAACCATATAGTTATTGCCAGGGGTAAATAGAGTGGGGTGAATAGCAGCATATTCAGGTTGGGAAATGTGTGTGGGTGATGAGAGATGAGTCCCAAGAACCAAAGTATTATCCCACATACCGAGATGGTTATGAAGAGCAGACTCCTATACACACTGAGAGCATGAGGTATTCGAGGCTTTAGCATCACGAGAAGGGCATAGACCAATAGTATCCCGATGATCATCGTCGTAGGTGTGATAGGAGAATCTTTCTTTGTGCCCACGGGGCGTGTTTCCTGTACCAAGACCGTCTTTGCTCGCACCAAAGGCTCATTGTTGTCACTTCGGACGGCATGATCCAATTCCTTTTCTAACATGAGTGGTAGAAATGCTGCTTCCGAGAGACTCATTACCTTGTCTGTCTGCGCTCCAAGGGGAAGTTCACACAAGAATGTGTACCAACGATCAGTCCTTGTGTAGTGTCGCAAGATAGACCTGAAGGTCGGCATTTCCTCCATTCCAACGATTTTCATCCCTTTGCTGAACTGTTCGATCAAATCCCTTGGTTTGGTCGAGCAGTTATCGAAATAGAAGTTGTAGATGTAGTCTCTGTTTTCGGGCAAGGCATTCCACCGCAAGAAGTCGTACATCTCTTTTATCTCGGATTGAGAGAGGTTCAAGACTTGTTGGCTCACACTTCTACCCTCGTATCTGTATGCATCAATGAAGTCAGACATGGGGCTTATCCCCAAAGCATAGAGGGGCTTCCCAAGTGCAAAGTTCATCAAGAAATTGGGCTGATCAAACGAAAACAACCCATAATTGAAGACATAATCCTCTTCTCCATTGGTATCCCATATCCTTATGGCCGTATGCCCATAGAGCATGAATGTCTCCAAATCCGATGGCCCACATGTAAGTAGTGCGGCTTTGTATTCAGGGATATCGATGGACTCTTGTGCCCATACCTTTGTGGCCCATGGAGAGTAGCTCGATAGCGATAAGGAGAGGAGTATAAGTAGTGTTCTCAGATGTTTCATTTCTTCTTTTTAGAATAGTTTGGGGAGTTCTTCCGACACGGCATTTCGATTTCGTATCACAAGTTCTTTGGGATAGAGATTGTTTACCCTGTTACCTATGTTTTTTATCCAGCCAAGAGGGACGCCTTTGTATGTGATGCACTCGAAACCCTTATGGGGAGCAAGATTGATGGTATCTCTTTTGAGATAAGCGAGGGCTGTATCTTCATCCACCTCGATATGAGGATAAGGAGCCTGATCAGCTATCATATTACTCATCGCCCATGAATGATGGGGGACGAAATCCTTGCCTTTGACACTACCTAAGATGATACCTTTAGACAGTACACGTACCCTCGCTTTTATTAAGAGGTCTGCGATGACTTTTCCTTGAGGTGAGAGATAGACAAACTCATCCCCCTCGTTCGTGATGTTCACTTGTTCTCTGATGGAATCTTTCAGTATAGAGGGGATCTGAGAGTTTTGGGTCTCTCTTTTTCGATTTCTTTGCTCCTGAGATACCTTTTGTTTCTTACCGGCTTTTTGTAACGCAAATATAGTAAATCCCTCTCCTACTGTATGGTGTGGGAAAAATCTGTACACACCGTCTCGCTCGCCTTTTGAGATCCCCATGGCTTCAGGTGTTTTGAGATCTGGAAAGATGATCTTCGCCACATCATAATGCTCTGAGAGGTACTCAAGCTGAGCCTCGTTCTCTTCTTTATTGTAGGTGCAAGTACTGTATATGAGGATTCCTCCTTGATGTAGCATACGCCATGCCTCATCCAGGATCTCTTTTTGTTTTATACTACATGATGCGACACTACCCATAGACCACTCGTTGCGACTGTTGGGGTCTTTTCGGAACATCCCTTCGCCGGAGCAAGGGGCATCCACGAGTATCATATCGCACATCAGCCCGGATTTTCTAAGTTCGTTCGGATAGGCATTGGTGACAATGACTTCGTCACTGCCAAATCTTGTGAGGTTTTCGTGCAAGGCAGACACACGACCTCTATCCGGTTCATTTGCAATGAGGACACAGGTCTTTGGCAGAAGGCTTCTCAGTAGAGTACTTTTGCCTCCGGGAGCAGCACAGAGGTCGAGGGCAATTTTTGTGTCATCGGACAGCTCCGATAGATACTGTGAGACAAACATGCTTGAAGCTTCTTGGACATAGTACGCTCCGGCATGCCAAAGAGGGTCGATGCCGAAAGTAGGACGAGTGTCAAGGTAATACCCAAGACTGCACCATGGTACGATCTTACCTCCGATGGGAGGGGTGTTCAGTTTGTAAGGATTGACGCGAATGCTTACGGGGGAGGGCTGATTCACAGAGCGACAGAAAGCATCTGCCTCCTGCTGACCGAACGTTGATCCAAACGCCTCCAAAAATGCCTCGGGTATCTTGTAGCCTTGCTCTTCTGTCGCCATATCTTCGGGTATTATATAATCAGGTACAAAGATAAGATAATCCTATCAATGCTTTTAGGTAAATATGAGATATTGACTCAACGCAAAAAGGATGGGGGATAAGTCTGTCGGCTTGCAGTGGATAACTGCCCGTTTGACTCACCCCCCATCCTTGAGGTATCGTCTTGTCCAAGTTCAGAGCTTGAACATAAAAAATGAAGTTATACGACCTTCGTCATCAAGTCAAACGACCTTTGTCATCAAGTCAAACGACTCTCGTAATTAAGTCAAACGACTTTTTTATCGCGTTCTACAACCTGATTTCGTGGCCAAAATGCTTCTGTGCTGGTCGTCGGTTGCTTTCATGACAACCTTTCGGCTTGAATATGATGTATCAGAACTTATACTGAACCATCAAGGTAAGGACATTGTCCTTCAGGTTGCTCTGA
This is a stretch of genomic DNA from Porphyromonas cangingivalis. It encodes these proteins:
- a CDS encoding alkaline phosphatase family protein, which produces MNKLIVPIIALLAMCQTQQVEAGIPRLVVLLSVDELRSDLLDEIFPLLPEDGLKRLLEEGQVYNNVNNPLLSPNSTASQALLHTGTTALGNGIATRRPFVRASDGKVSAHNSVFHDEQYIGYATSSRLSPKRLSAPTIADKLWQASKGESLIYSLAPNAEEAIIGGGQHADGVFWIDDYNGKWVSSTYYKDGYPPYIYRLNDGENGIYQRLKSTIWSPAYGQLYKLPYLLRKGVNQNFKHSFSQNGEGITKFKQSALINEELSKAVDLIFANTEIGKDEIPDLVSLNLFAGNHADADQDVTPELLDTYYRLDRAVASILKQIEICSGLSQTLIALVGNGMGRELYTQDDIIGYFHNDRCKALMNVFIMAQYGQGNWIEEVTNDGQIFLNRKLIESQKLDLREVQQKAAGFLQDFSGVQYVVTDYELRQRATLESRENALFQSCLNRAIHKERGDVVFDLLPNWAFIRAEHLTDSGLYKQNAIQTTFIVRYPNPKSAKITTPLDIRDVSATICHILRIRPPTSGRLPALGSH
- a CDS encoding DUF4105 domain-containing protein, whose product is MKHLRTLLILLSLSLSSYSPWATKVWAQESIDIPEYKAALLTCGPSDLETFMLYGHTAIRIWDTNGEEDYVFNYGLFSFDQPNFLMNFALGKPLYALGISPMSDFIDAYRYEGRSVSQQVLNLSQSEIKEMYDFLRWNALPENRDYIYNFYFDNCSTKPRDLIEQFSKGMKIVGMEEMPTFRSILRHYTRTDRWYTFLCELPLGAQTDKVMSLSEAAFLPLMLEKELDHAVRSDNNEPLVRAKTVLVQETRPVGTKKDSPITPTTMIIGILLVYALLVMLKPRIPHALSVYRSLLFITISVCGIILWFLGLISHHPHTFPNLNMLLFTPLYLPLAITIWFSQCKRINNWLYFINFVGVFLCAVGVIFGYQTLPEGMTILFGLICVDHALYSGVLNYIKSKRQ
- a CDS encoding methyltransferase RsmF C-terminal domain-like protein; this encodes MATEEQGYKIPEAFLEAFGSTFGQQEADAFCRSVNQPSPVSIRVNPYKLNTPPIGGKIVPWCSLGYYLDTRPTFGIDPLWHAGAYYVQEASSMFVSQYLSELSDDTKIALDLCAAPGGKSTLLRSLLPKTCVLIANEPDRGRVSALHENLTRFGSDEVIVTNAYPNELRKSGLMCDMILVDAPCSGEGMFRKDPNSRNEWSMGSVASCSIKQKEILDEAWRMLHQGGILIYSTCTYNKEENEAQLEYLSEHYDVAKIIFPDLKTPEAMGISKGERDGVYRFFPHHTVGEGFTIFALQKAGKKQKVSQEQRNRKRETQNSQIPSILKDSIREQVNITNEGDEFVYLSPQGKVIADLLIKARVRVLSKGIILGSVKGKDFVPHHSWAMSNMIADQAPYPHIEVDEDTALAYLKRDTINLAPHKGFECITYKGVPLGWIKNIGNRVNNLYPKELVIRNRNAVSEELPKLF